A stretch of the Zeugodacus cucurbitae isolate PBARC_wt_2022May chromosome 6, idZeuCucr1.2, whole genome shotgun sequence genome encodes the following:
- the Pdk gene encoding pyruvate dehydrogenase (acetyl-transferring) kinase, mitochondrial isoform X2, with amino-acid sequence MRLFPVRLSNITRMLDMYSQFNPSPLSIKQFMDFGQNACEKKSFIFLRKELPVRLANIMKEIALLPDHLLNTRSVSQVSSWYVQSFEDVLKFEKAEPTHSNLEKFCNTLVHIRNRHSDVVQTMAQGVIEMKEHQGGPVDCGMESSIQYFLDRLYMSRISIRMLINQHTILFGQFPNEQGRHIGCLDPACQISSVVRDAYENARFLCDQYYLISPELEITEHNPHDKANNPIRTVYVPSHLYHMLFELFKNSMRAVVENNDQDKCEKLPPIKVLIAEGKEDICVKISDQGGGIPRSQSDQLFKYMYSTAPQPSKSDLHTVPLAGYGYGLPISRLYARYFHGDIVLLSCEGYGTDAIIYMKALSDEANELLPIFNKTSSKFYRATVPTGDWSNQNFSNRWRYIYSLFTSKNN; translated from the exons GTCAAAATGCCTGCGAGAAGAAATCCTTTATATTCCTGCGTAAAGAACTGCCCGTACGTTTGGCGAATATCATGAAGGAGATTGCATTGCTGCCCGACCATTTGCTGAACACGCGATCCGTGAGTCAGGTGAGCTCGTGGTACGTACAAAGCTTCGAGGATGTGCTGAAATTCGAAAAGGCCGAACCGACGCATAGCAACTTAGAAAA GTTTTGCAACACTTTGGTGCACATACGCAACCGACACAGTGATGTGGTGCAAACAATGGCTCAGGGTGTCATCGAGATGAAGGAGCATCAGGGTGGCCCCGTTGATTGTGGCATGGAATCGTCGATACAATACTTCCTCGATCGACTGTACATGTCACGCATCAGCATACGAATGCTCATCAATCAGCACA CTATACTCTTCGGTCAGTTCCCCAATGAGCAGGGTCGCCATATTGGCTGCTTGGATCCGGCCTGTCAGATCTCGTCTGTGGTGAGAGACGCTTATGAAAATGCACGCTTTCTATGCGATCAATACTACCTGATCAGTCCAGAACTGGAAATCACTGAGCACAATCCACATGACAAAGCAAATAATCCCATACGTACTGTATATGTACCCTCGCATTTATATCACATGCTCTTCGAGCTGTTCAAGAATTCCATGCGTGCTGTTGTGGAAAACAACGATCAGGATAAATGTGAAAAGCTGCCGCCGATTAAGGTGCTCATAGCGGAGGGCAAGGAGGACATATGCGTGAAG ATCTCCGACCAAGGTGGCGGCATTCCACGTTCCCAAAGCGACCAGCtgttcaaatatatgtacagcACAGCACCACAGCCATCAAAATCCGATCTGCATACAGTGCCATTGGCTGGTTACGGTTATGGCCTGCCCATTTCACGTCTATATGCGCGCTACTTCCATGGAGATATTGTGTTGCTATCATGTGAGGGATATGGCACCGATGCCATTATTTATATGAAG GCACTTTCAGATGAAGCTAATGAGCTGTTGCCCATCTTCAATAAAACGAGCTCGAAATTTTATCGCGCCACCGTGCCCACTGGCGATTGGTCTAATCAG aaTTTTTCCAACCGTTGGCGTTATATATATAGTCTCTTCACGTCCAAAAACAATTAG
- the Pdk gene encoding pyruvate dehydrogenase (acetyl-transferring) kinase, mitochondrial isoform X1 yields MRLFPVRLSNITRMLDMYSQFNPSPLSIKQFMDFGQNACEKKSFIFLRKELPVRLANIMKEIALLPDHLLNTRSVSQVSSWYVQSFEDVLKFEKAEPTHSNLEKFCNTLVHIRNRHSDVVQTMAQGVIEMKEHQGGPVDCGMESSIQYFLDRLYMSRISIRMLINQHTILFGQFPNEQGRHIGCLDPACQISSVVRDAYENARFLCDQYYLISPELEITEHNPHDKANNPIRTVYVPSHLYHMLFELFKNSMRAVVENNDQDKCEKLPPIKVLIAEGKEDICVKISDQGGGIPRSQSDQLFKYMYSTAPQPSKSDLHTVPLAGYGYGLPISRLYARYFHGDIVLLSCEGYGTDAIIYMKALSDEANELLPIFNKTSSKFYRATVPTGDWSNQSSDMNARQLNASAPKRYNNML; encoded by the exons GTCAAAATGCCTGCGAGAAGAAATCCTTTATATTCCTGCGTAAAGAACTGCCCGTACGTTTGGCGAATATCATGAAGGAGATTGCATTGCTGCCCGACCATTTGCTGAACACGCGATCCGTGAGTCAGGTGAGCTCGTGGTACGTACAAAGCTTCGAGGATGTGCTGAAATTCGAAAAGGCCGAACCGACGCATAGCAACTTAGAAAA GTTTTGCAACACTTTGGTGCACATACGCAACCGACACAGTGATGTGGTGCAAACAATGGCTCAGGGTGTCATCGAGATGAAGGAGCATCAGGGTGGCCCCGTTGATTGTGGCATGGAATCGTCGATACAATACTTCCTCGATCGACTGTACATGTCACGCATCAGCATACGAATGCTCATCAATCAGCACA CTATACTCTTCGGTCAGTTCCCCAATGAGCAGGGTCGCCATATTGGCTGCTTGGATCCGGCCTGTCAGATCTCGTCTGTGGTGAGAGACGCTTATGAAAATGCACGCTTTCTATGCGATCAATACTACCTGATCAGTCCAGAACTGGAAATCACTGAGCACAATCCACATGACAAAGCAAATAATCCCATACGTACTGTATATGTACCCTCGCATTTATATCACATGCTCTTCGAGCTGTTCAAGAATTCCATGCGTGCTGTTGTGGAAAACAACGATCAGGATAAATGTGAAAAGCTGCCGCCGATTAAGGTGCTCATAGCGGAGGGCAAGGAGGACATATGCGTGAAG ATCTCCGACCAAGGTGGCGGCATTCCACGTTCCCAAAGCGACCAGCtgttcaaatatatgtacagcACAGCACCACAGCCATCAAAATCCGATCTGCATACAGTGCCATTGGCTGGTTACGGTTATGGCCTGCCCATTTCACGTCTATATGCGCGCTACTTCCATGGAGATATTGTGTTGCTATCATGTGAGGGATATGGCACCGATGCCATTATTTATATGAAG GCACTTTCAGATGAAGCTAATGAGCTGTTGCCCATCTTCAATAAAACGAGCTCGAAATTTTATCGCGCCACCGTGCCCACTGGCGATTGGTCTAATCAG AGCTCTGACATGAACGCTAGGCAGTTGAATGCTTCGGCTCCGAAGCGCTACAATAACATGTTATAG